A single genomic interval of Astyanax mexicanus isolate ESR-SI-001 chromosome 4, AstMex3_surface, whole genome shotgun sequence harbors:
- the LOC111197522 gene encoding zinc finger protein 271-like, translated as MKPSLDMEKHQHSVKSFTKQSDLKKHQRIHTGEKPYHCPDCRKSFITQSKLKIHQRIHTGEKLHHCSDCGKSFTKQSDLKKHQRIHTGEKPYYCSDCGKSFNRLETVKRHQRIHTGEKPHHCSDCGKSFNQQSDLKKHQRIHTGEKLHHCSDCGKSFNQQSDLKKHQRIHTGEKPYYCSDCGKSFNQLETVKRHQRIHTGEKPHHCSDCGKSFTEQSTLKNHQRIHTGEKPYHCSDCGKSFTTQSDLKKHQRIHTGEKPYHCSDCGKSFTKQSNLKSHQRIHTGVKPYHCSDCGKSFTKQSDLKKHQRIHTGEKNVPNLSHGN; from the coding sequence atgaagccaagtctcgacatggagaaacatcagcactctgtcaagagttttaccaaacagagtgatctcaaaaaacaccagcgcattcacacaggagagaaaccatatcactgtccagactgtaggaagagttttattacacagagtaaacttaaaatacatcagcgcattcacacaggagagaaactgcatcactgctcagactgtgggaagagttttactaaacagagtgatctcaaaaaacaccagcgcattcacacaggagagaaaccttattactgctcagactgtgggaagagctttaatcgactggagactgtcaaacggcatcagcgcattcacacaggagagaaaccgcatcactgctcagactgtggaaagagttttaatcaacagagtgatctcaaaaaacaccagcgcattcacacaggagagaaactgcatcactgctcagactgtgggaagagttttaatcaacagagtgatctcaaaaaacaccagcgcattcacacaggagagaaaccttattactgctcagactgtgggaagagctttaatcaactggagactgtcaaacggcatcagcgcattcacacaggagagaaaccgcatcactgctcggactgtgggaagagttttactgaacagagtactctcaaaaatcaccagcgcattcacacaggagagaaaccgtatcactgctcagactgtgggaagagttttactacacagagtgatctcaaaaaacaccagcgcattcacacaggagagaaaccatatcactgctcagactgtgggaagagttttactaaacagagtaatctcaaaagtcaccagcgcattcacactggagtaaaaccatatcactgctcagactgtgggaagagttttactaaacagagtgatctcaaaaaacaccagcgcattcacacaggagagaaaaatgtcccaaatttgtcccatggcaattaa